Proteins from a genomic interval of Streptococcus sp. D7B5:
- a CDS encoding MerR family transcriptional regulator, whose translation MYHIKEAAQLSGVSVKTLHHYDKIGLLVPLKSENGYRTYSQEDLERLQVILYYKYLGFSLEKIAELLKEERKDLLPHLTRQLEYLTRERQYLDTLIFTLQKTIQDQKGERKMTIEEKFTGFSYQDHQKYHQEAVEKYGQEVMGQALERQKGHEDEATSAFNQVFRALSQNLQAGLPVTAAENQEEAAKLLQAIRTYGFDCSIEVFGHIGKGYVYNPEFKENIDKFGSGTAQYTSDAIAAYVQTNAEKIG comes from the coding sequence ATGTATCATATAAAAGAAGCTGCGCAGCTTTCAGGTGTCTCTGTTAAGACTCTGCATCACTACGATAAGATAGGGCTCTTGGTTCCCTTAAAGTCGGAAAACGGCTATCGAACCTACAGTCAAGAAGATTTGGAACGCCTTCAAGTCATTCTTTACTACAAATATCTAGGCTTTTCTTTAGAAAAAATAGCAGAGCTATTAAAGGAAGAAAGGAAAGATTTATTGCCCCATTTGACTAGGCAGTTGGAGTATCTAACTCGAGAAAGGCAATATCTGGATACCTTGATTTTCACCTTGCAAAAAACCATTCAAGATCAAAAAGGAGAAAGAAAAATGACCATTGAGGAAAAATTCACGGGATTTAGCTATCAAGACCATCAAAAATACCACCAAGAGGCGGTAGAGAAATATGGTCAAGAAGTCATGGGACAAGCGCTTGAACGCCAAAAAGGTCACGAAGACGAGGCTACGTCTGCCTTCAATCAAGTCTTTCGAGCATTGTCACAAAACCTTCAAGCTGGTCTACCTGTAACAGCAGCCGAAAATCAAGAAGAAGCAGCCAAACTCTTGCAAGCCATTCGTACTTATGGATTTGACTGCTCTATTGAGGTATTCGGTCATATCGGTAAAGGTTACGTCTACAATCCAGAGTTTAAGGAAAACATTGACAAGTTTGGTTCTGGAACAGCCCAGTACACGTCAGATGCCATTGCGGCTTACGTTCAGACAAATGCAGAAAAAATAGGCTAG
- a CDS encoding ABC transporter substrate-binding protein translates to MKKKFALSFVALASVALLAACGEVKSGASNTTGNPVDEKTIKIGFNFEETGAVAAYGTAEQKGAQLAVDEINAAGGIDGKQIEVVDKDNKSETAEAASVTTNLVTQSKVAAIVGPATSGATAAAVANATKAGVPLISPSATQDGLTKGQDYLFIGTFQDSFQGKIISNYVTNKLNAKKVVLYTDNASDYAKGIAKSFREAYKGEIVADETFVAGDTDFQAALTKMKDKEFDAIVVPGYYTEAGKIVNQARGMGIDKPIIGGDGFNGEEFVQQATAERASNIYFISGFSTTVDVSAKAKSFLEAYRAKYNEEPSTFSALAYDSVYLVANAAKGAKNSSEIKDNLAKTKDFDGVTGQTSFDADHNTVKTAYMMTMNNGKVEEAEVVKP, encoded by the coding sequence ATGAAGAAAAAATTTGCCCTATCTTTTGTGGCTCTTGCTAGTGTGGCTCTTCTTGCTGCCTGTGGAGAGGTCAAGTCAGGAGCGTCAAACACAACTGGAAATCCAGTAGACGAAAAAACAATTAAAATCGGTTTTAACTTTGAAGAGACAGGTGCTGTGGCAGCTTACGGTACAGCTGAACAAAAAGGTGCCCAACTTGCCGTAGACGAAATCAATGCTGCAGGTGGAATTGATGGGAAACAAATCGAAGTTGTAGACAAAGACAACAAGTCAGAAACTGCTGAAGCAGCTTCTGTTACAACAAACCTTGTTACCCAATCAAAAGTGGCAGCTATTGTAGGACCTGCGACATCTGGTGCAACTGCTGCAGCTGTAGCTAACGCTACTAAAGCTGGAGTGCCATTGATTTCACCAAGTGCTACTCAAGACGGTTTGACTAAAGGTCAAGATTACCTATTTATCGGAACATTCCAGGATAGCTTCCAAGGGAAGATTATCTCTAACTATGTAACAAACAAATTGAATGCTAAGAAGGTTGTTCTTTATACTGACAATGCTAGTGACTATGCTAAAGGTATTGCTAAATCTTTCCGCGAAGCCTACAAGGGTGAGATTGTAGCAGATGAAACATTTGTAGCAGGTGATACTGACTTCCAAGCAGCCCTTACTAAAATGAAAGACAAAGAGTTTGACGCTATCGTAGTTCCAGGTTACTACACAGAAGCTGGTAAAATTGTAAACCAAGCTCGTGGTATGGGAATTGATAAACCAATCATTGGTGGTGATGGATTTAACGGTGAAGAATTTGTTCAACAAGCAACTGCTGAAAGAGCATCAAACATTTACTTCATCTCTGGATTCTCAACCACTGTTGATGTTTCTGCAAAAGCTAAATCTTTCCTTGAAGCATACCGTGCTAAATACAACGAAGAGCCTTCAACATTCTCAGCTTTAGCCTATGACTCAGTTTACCTAGTAGCAAATGCTGCAAAAGGTGCTAAAAACTCAAGTGAGATCAAGGACAACCTTGCTAAAACCAAAGATTTTGATGGTGTAACTGGTCAAACAAGCTTTGATGCTGACCACAATACAGTGAAAACTGCTTACATGATGACCATGAACAATGGTAAAGTTGAAGAAGCAGAAGTTGTAAAACCATAA
- a CDS encoding DUF1697 domain-containing protein → MEHIILLRGVTPNGKNAIPKMSYLIDILTEAGFQHVRTYIQSGNIILESDSDLEEIRERVHTLIKEKIGADLKMVIKNKNDFEKIVHENPFKEDYLHDRVHVILYQGLIQSLPLEKLKTDYGEEEICVGDYCLYLYLPRTAKQKKLNTNYLEKLFGVVLTMRKLNVVEKLLTK, encoded by the coding sequence TTGGAACATATTATTTTACTGAGAGGCGTTACTCCTAATGGAAAAAATGCTATCCCGAAAATGTCTTATTTGATAGATATTTTGACAGAAGCTGGTTTTCAACACGTTCGAACCTATATTCAAAGTGGGAATATCATTCTTGAGAGTGACTCAGATTTAGAAGAAATACGAGAACGCGTTCATACTTTGATAAAGGAAAAAATTGGGGCCGACTTAAAAATGGTTATCAAGAATAAGAACGATTTTGAAAAGATTGTTCATGAGAATCCATTTAAAGAAGACTATCTTCATGATCGTGTGCATGTAATTCTTTATCAAGGACTTATCCAAAGTCTGCCACTAGAAAAATTGAAAACTGACTACGGCGAGGAAGAAATCTGTGTAGGCGATTACTGTCTCTACCTCTATCTTCCTAGAACTGCAAAACAAAAAAAGCTCAATACTAACTATCTTGAAAAATTGTTTGGCGTGGTTCTGACCATGCGAAAGTTAAACGTCGTGGAAAAGTTACTAACAAAATAG
- the clpP gene encoding ATP-dependent Clp protease proteolytic subunit ClpP, translating to MIPVVIEQTSRGERSYDIYSRLLKDRIIMLTGPVEDNMANSVIAQLLFLDAQDSTKDIYLYVNTPGGSVSAGLAIVDTMNFIKADVQTIVMGMAASMGTVIASSGAKGKRFMLPNAEYMIHQPMGGTGGGTQQTDMAIAAEHLLKTRKTLEQILADNSGKSVEQIHADAERDYWMSAQETLEYGFIDEIMANNSLS from the coding sequence ATGATTCCTGTAGTTATTGAACAAACAAGCCGTGGAGAACGTTCCTATGATATTTACTCTCGTCTTTTGAAAGACCGCATCATCATGCTAACAGGTCCCGTTGAAGACAACATGGCCAACTCCGTTATTGCTCAGTTGCTCTTCTTGGATGCCCAAGACAGCACAAAAGATATTTACCTTTATGTCAATACACCTGGGGGCTCTGTTTCAGCTGGTTTGGCAATCGTTGATACCATGAACTTTATCAAAGCGGATGTCCAAACAATCGTTATGGGGATGGCTGCATCCATGGGGACTGTCATTGCATCAAGTGGCGCAAAAGGCAAACGTTTCATGCTTCCAAATGCAGAGTACATGATTCACCAACCAATGGGTGGTACAGGTGGTGGTACCCAACAAACCGATATGGCAATCGCTGCAGAGCACTTGCTTAAAACTCGTAAGACTTTGGAGCAAATCCTTGCAGATAACTCTGGTAAATCAGTCGAGCAAATTCATGCAGATGCAGAACGTGATTACTGGATGAGTGCCCAAGAAACACTTGAATATGGCTTTATTGATGAAATCATGGCCAATAATTCTTTAAGCTAA
- a CDS encoding NAD(P)/FAD-dependent oxidoreductase, with amino-acid sequence MKHFDTIVIGGGPAGMMATISSSFYGQKTLLIEKNRKLGKKLAGTGGGRCNVTNNGTLDDLLAGIPGNGRFLYSVFSQFDNHDIINFFTENGVKLKVEDHGRVFPSSDKSRTIIEALEKKIIELGGQIATQTEIVSVKKIDDQFVLKSADQSFTCDKLIVTTGGKSYPSTGSTGFGHEIARHFKHSITELEAAESPLLTDFPHKALQGISLDDVTLSYGKHVITHDLLFTHFGLSGPAALRMSSFVKGGEVLSLDVLPQLSESDLLAFLEENREKFLKNALKTLLPERLAEFFVQGYPDKVKQLTEKEREQLVQSIKALKIPVTGKMSLAKSFVTKGGVSLKEINPKTLESKLVPGLHFAGEVLDINAHTGGFNITSALCTGWVAGSNPINTK; translated from the coding sequence ATGAAACATTTTGATACTATTGTCATTGGTGGGGGACCTGCTGGCATGATGGCTACGATTTCCAGTAGCTTTTATGGTCAGAAAACTCTTCTCATCGAAAAAAATCGGAAACTTGGAAAAAAATTAGCTGGGACTGGTGGGGGACGTTGCAATGTGACTAACAACGGAACTCTAGATGACCTACTAGCTGGCATCCCTGGGAACGGACGCTTTCTTTACAGTGTCTTTTCCCAGTTTGATAACCACGATATCATCAACTTTTTCACGGAAAACGGTGTTAAACTAAAGGTTGAGGACCACGGCCGTGTCTTTCCTTCTAGCGACAAATCTCGGACCATTATCGAAGCCTTGGAGAAGAAAATCATTGAACTTGGCGGGCAAATTGCTACTCAAACAGAGATTGTTTCGGTTAAAAAGATAGACGACCAGTTCGTCCTCAAGTCCGCAGACCAAAGCTTCACTTGTGATAAACTCATTGTCACAACTGGTGGAAAATCCTATCCTTCGACTGGTTCGACTGGTTTTGGACATGAGATCGCCCGTCATTTTAAACACTCCATTACTGAGCTTGAGGCTGCTGAGAGTCCTTTGTTGACTGATTTCCCCCATAAGGCCTTGCAGGGAATTTCACTGGACGATGTGACCCTAAGCTACGGCAAGCATGTCATCACTCATGATTTGCTTTTTACCCACTTTGGTTTGTCAGGTCCTGCTGCCCTACGCATGTCTAGCTTTGTCAAGGGCGGAGAGGTTCTCTCACTCGATGTCTTGCCTCAACTTTCTGAGAGCGACTTGTTGGCATTTCTAGAGGAAAATCGAGAAAAATTCTTGAAAAATGCTTTAAAAACTTTGTTGCCAGAACGTTTAGCAGAGTTCTTTGTGCAAGGCTATCCTGACAAAGTTAAACAGCTAACTGAAAAAGAACGCGAGCAACTTGTCCAATCTATCAAGGCTCTCAAAATTCCTGTGACTGGTAAAATGTCATTGGCTAAGTCCTTTGTTACTAAAGGAGGCGTCAGTCTTAAGGAAATCAATCCCAAAACTCTGGAAAGTAAGCTCGTTCCTGGTCTCCACTTTGCTGGCGAGGTACTGGATATCAATGCCCACACGGGTGGCTTTAACATTACTTCTGCCCTCTGCACCGGCTGGGTGGCAGGCTCCAATCCAATAAATACCAAGTAA
- a CDS encoding sodium-dependent transporter has product MSEKSQWGSKLGFILASAGSAIGLGAVWKFPYMTAANGGGGFLLVFLISTILIGFPLLLAEFALGRSAGVSAIKTFGKLGKNSKYNFIGWIGAFALFILLSFYSVIGGWILVYLGIEFGKLFQLGGTGDYAQLFTSIISNPAIALGAQAAFILLNIFIVSRGVQKGIERASKVMMPMLFIIFVVIIGRSLSLPNAMEGVLYFLKPDFSKLTSAGLLYALGQSFFALSLGVTAMLTYASYLDKKTNLVQSGISIVAMNISVSIMAGLAIFPAMSAFNIQSEGGPSLLFIVLPQLFDKMPFGTIFYILFLLLFLFATVTSSVVMLEINVGNITNQDNRKRAKWSAILGILTFVFGIPSALSYGVMADVHIFGKTFFDAMDFLVSNLLMPFGALCLSLFTGYIFKKAHAKEELHLDERAWKQGLFQVWLFLLRFIIPIIIIVVFIAQFM; this is encoded by the coding sequence ATGTCAGAAAAATCGCAATGGGGATCGAAACTGGGCTTCATCCTAGCATCTGCTGGTTCAGCCATCGGACTTGGTGCCGTTTGGAAGTTTCCCTACATGACTGCTGCTAATGGCGGGGGAGGCTTTTTACTAGTCTTTCTCATTTCTACTATTTTAATCGGTTTCCCGCTCTTGCTTGCTGAGTTTGCCCTTGGCCGTAGTGCTGGTGTTTCTGCTATCAAAACCTTTGGAAAACTGGGCAAGAATAGCAAATACAATTTTATCGGTTGGATTGGTGCCTTTGCCCTCTTTATCCTCCTATCCTTTTACAGTGTCATCGGAGGTTGGATTCTAGTCTATCTAGGAATTGAGTTTGGGAAATTGTTCCAGCTTGGCGGTACGGGTGATTATGCTCAGTTATTTACTTCAATCATTTCAAATCCAGCCATTGCCCTAGGAGCTCAAGCAGCCTTTATCTTGTTGAATATCTTTATTGTATCACGTGGGGTTCAAAAAGGAATTGAAAGAGCCTCGAAAGTCATGATGCCTATGCTCTTTATCATCTTTGTCGTGATCATCGGGCGCTCGCTCAGCTTGCCAAACGCCATGGAAGGGGTTCTCTACTTCCTCAAACCAGACTTTTCAAAACTGACCAGCGCTGGTCTCCTCTATGCTCTGGGACAATCTTTCTTTGCCCTCTCACTAGGGGTTACAGCCATGCTGACCTATGCTTCCTACTTGGACAAGAAAACCAATCTGGTCCAGTCAGGGATTTCCATCGTAGCCATGAACATCTCGGTTTCCATCATGGCGGGACTAGCCATTTTCCCAGCCATGTCAGCTTTCAATATCCAGTCGGAAGGGGGACCAAGCCTGCTCTTTATCGTCTTGCCTCAACTCTTTGACAAGATGCCTTTTGGAACCATTTTCTACATCCTTTTCCTCTTGCTTTTCCTCTTTGCGACGGTCACTTCTTCTGTCGTTATGCTGGAAATCAATGTGGGCAATATCACCAATCAGGACAATCGCAAGCGTGCTAAATGGAGTGCTATTTTAGGAATCTTGACCTTTGTCTTTGGAATTCCTTCAGCTCTATCCTATGGGGTCATGGCGGATGTTCACATTTTTGGGAAGACCTTCTTTGATGCTATGGATTTCTTGGTTTCCAATCTCCTCATGCCATTTGGAGCTCTCTGCCTGTCACTTTTTACAGGCTACATCTTTAAGAAGGCTCATGCTAAGGAGGAACTCCATCTTGATGAAAGAGCATGGAAACAAGGACTTTTCCAAGTCTGGCTTTTCCTCCTTCGTTTCATCATTCCTATTATCATCATTGTGGTTTTTATCGCCCAATTTATGTAA
- a CDS encoding YlbG family protein — MFEKTNRSGLIIYLYYNRDAKKLQEYGDICYHSKKHRYLQLYVPTEELDDLVERLSKERYIKKIRRCHIQELETPFVGNLYRTEENVII, encoded by the coding sequence ATGTTTGAAAAAACAAATCGATCAGGATTAATCATCTATCTCTACTATAATCGAGATGCAAAAAAACTTCAGGAATACGGTGATATCTGTTACCATTCCAAAAAACATCGTTACTTGCAGCTCTATGTTCCAACTGAGGAGCTAGATGACTTAGTTGAGAGATTAAGTAAGGAAAGATATATCAAGAAAATTAGACGTTGCCATATTCAAGAGCTAGAAACTCCCTTCGTTGGGAATCTCTATCGGACTGAAGAAAACGTTATCATTTAA
- the upp gene encoding uracil phosphoribosyltransferase: MGKIEVINHPLIQHKLSILRRTDTSTKAFRELVDEIAMLMGYEVLRDLPLEDVEIETPITKTVQKQLAGKKLAIVPILRAGIGMVDGLLSLVPAAKVGHIGMYRDEETLQPVEYLVKLPEDIDQRQIFVVDPMLATGGSAILAVDSLKKRGASNIKFVCLVSAPEGVKALQEAHPDVEIFTAALDERLNEHGYIVPGLGDAGDRLFGTK, encoded by the coding sequence ATGGGAAAAATTGAAGTTATTAATCATCCATTGATTCAACACAAATTGTCAATCTTGCGTCGTACAGATACTTCTACAAAAGCTTTTCGTGAGCTAGTAGATGAGATTGCAATGTTGATGGGGTATGAAGTACTTCGTGATCTTCCACTAGAAGATGTGGAAATCGAAACACCAATTACAAAAACAGTTCAAAAACAATTGGCAGGTAAGAAATTGGCCATCGTTCCAATCTTACGTGCAGGTATCGGGATGGTTGATGGTCTCTTGAGCTTGGTTCCAGCCGCTAAAGTTGGCCACATTGGTATGTACCGTGATGAAGAAACGCTTCAACCAGTTGAGTACTTGGTGAAATTGCCTGAGGACATTGACCAACGTCAAATTTTTGTCGTAGACCCAATGTTAGCAACAGGTGGCTCAGCAATCTTGGCTGTTGATTCTCTTAAAAAACGTGGCGCATCAAATATCAAATTTGTCTGCCTCGTATCTGCACCAGAAGGTGTTAAAGCCCTTCAAGAAGCTCATCCAGATGTAGAAATCTTTACAGCAGCCTTGGATGAACGTTTGAACGAACACGGTTATATCGTTCCAGGTCTTGGAGATGCTGGAGACCGCTTGTTCGGTACTAAATAA
- the manA gene encoding mannose-6-phosphate isomerase, class I yields the protein MSEPLFLQSVMQEKIWGGTKLRDEFGYDIPSEKIGEYWAISAHPNGVSKVANGRFEGTDLATLYAEHRELFGNRPEPVFPLLTKILDANDWLSVQVHPDDTYGLEHEGELGKTECWYIIAADEGSEIIYGHNAKSKEELRQQIEDKNWDTLLTKVPVKAGDFFYVPSGTMHAIGAGILILETQQSSDTTYRVYDFDRKDDKGNLRELHLEKSIDVLNIGEPANSRPVTIKADDLRSTLLVSNDFFAVYKWEITGKVDFKKTADYSLFSVLAGQGQLTIDGKNYPIQKGSHFILPSDVEAWTLEGQGLELIVSHP from the coding sequence ATGTCAGAACCATTATTTTTACAATCAGTTATGCAAGAAAAAATCTGGGGTGGAACCAAGCTACGTGATGAGTTTGGCTACGACATTCCAAGTGAAAAAATCGGAGAATACTGGGCTATTTCAGCCCACCCAAATGGAGTTTCAAAGGTCGCTAATGGGCGTTTTGAGGGAACAGACCTAGCTACTTTGTATGCGGAACACCGTGAATTGTTTGGTAACCGTCCAGAACCTGTGTTTCCACTGTTGACCAAGATTCTCGATGCCAACGACTGGCTCAGTGTCCAAGTTCACCCAGACGATACCTATGGACTAGAGCACGAAGGCGAGTTAGGGAAAACAGAGTGTTGGTACATCATCGCAGCAGACGAAGGTTCAGAGATTATCTATGGCCACAATGCCAAATCAAAAGAAGAACTCCGCCAGCAAATCGAGGACAAGAACTGGGATACCTTGCTGACAAAAGTTCCAGTTAAAGCTGGAGATTTCTTCTATGTACCAAGCGGAACCATGCACGCTATCGGGGCGGGTATCTTGATTCTTGAAACCCAGCAGTCTAGCGATACCACCTACCGTGTTTATGACTTTGACCGCAAGGACGACAAGGGCAACTTGCGTGAACTTCACCTTGAAAAATCCATCGATGTTTTAAACATTGGAGAGCCTGCCAATAGCCGTCCTGTAACTATCAAAGCAGATGATCTACGTTCCACTCTCCTTGTGTCTAATGACTTCTTCGCAGTTTACAAGTGGGAAATCACTGGAAAAGTTGACTTTAAAAAGACAGCAGACTACAGTTTGTTTAGTGTCTTAGCTGGTCAAGGTCAGCTTACTATTGACGGGAAAAACTATCCAATCCAAAAAGGTAGCCACTTTATCCTACCAAGTGATGTTGAAGCTTGGACCCTAGAAGGGCAAGGTTTGGAATTGATTGTTAGCCATCCATAA
- a CDS encoding 8-oxo-dGTP diphosphatase, with product MNRRELVEFVNMCMIQNGDKVLVQDRVSPDWPGITFPGGHVERGESFVDAVIREVREETGLTISKPQLCGIKNWYDDKDYRYVVLFYKTEHFTGELQSSDEGKVWWEDYKNLSQLKLATDDMSDMLRVFVEEDLSEFFYYKNGDDWLYDLK from the coding sequence ATGAACAGGCGAGAATTAGTCGAATTTGTCAATATGTGTATGATTCAAAACGGAGACAAGGTGCTGGTCCAAGACAGAGTTAGCCCTGACTGGCCTGGTATTACTTTTCCTGGCGGGCATGTTGAACGTGGAGAATCCTTTGTCGATGCCGTCATTCGTGAAGTGAGAGAAGAAACGGGTCTGACTATTTCCAAACCCCAACTCTGTGGTATCAAAAACTGGTACGATGACAAGGATTACCGTTACGTCGTTCTATTTTACAAGACCGAACACTTTACTGGTGAACTCCAGTCTTCAGACGAAGGAAAGGTATGGTGGGAAGATTATAAAAATCTCTCTCAACTAAAACTTGCCACCGATGATATGTCAGATATGCTTCGTGTATTTGTAGAGGAGGATCTCAGTGAATTCTTTTACTACAAAAACGGTGACGACTGGCTTTATGATTTGAAGTAA
- a CDS encoding TetR/AcrR family transcriptional regulator — translation MSERKISEKSLENLRKSNQESNFLTREAIETALLQLLEKKDLAKISISELVKRAGVSRAAFYRNYDSKEEILESVFKRSVHNIMEQLSHYDVKTDLYLVWVHLFRAAKKEAKVIQFALDYHLEKIFVQAMQEFLEKYHGKSKGVSSYLHSFWSSAIVSVLLKWIKDGMKVPAEKIADLRLPFFKK, via the coding sequence ATGTCTGAACGTAAAATATCTGAAAAATCTCTTGAAAATCTCAGAAAATCAAATCAAGAATCCAATTTTTTAACCAGAGAAGCAATCGAGACGGCTCTTTTGCAACTTCTAGAGAAAAAGGACTTGGCCAAGATCAGCATTTCGGAGCTGGTCAAACGGGCGGGCGTCTCTCGTGCCGCCTTCTATCGTAACTATGACTCCAAAGAAGAGATTTTGGAAAGCGTCTTTAAACGCAGTGTTCATAATATCATGGAACAGCTCAGCCACTACGATGTTAAAACCGACCTCTATTTGGTCTGGGTTCACCTTTTCCGCGCAGCAAAGAAAGAAGCTAAGGTTATCCAATTTGCCCTGGACTACCACTTGGAAAAGATTTTCGTCCAAGCCATGCAGGAATTTCTGGAAAAATACCACGGGAAATCAAAAGGTGTTAGCAGCTACCTCCATTCCTTTTGGAGCTCTGCCATCGTATCAGTTCTGCTCAAATGGATCAAGGATGGCATGAAGGTTCCGGCTGAAAAGATTGCAGATTTACGCTTGCCATTTTTCAAAAAATAG
- a CDS encoding cytidine/deoxycytidylate deaminase family protein, with the protein MTEKRLAWDEYFAAQALLIANRSTCKRAKVGAVLVKDNKVISTGYNGSVSGTEHCIDHECLVIEGHCVRTLHAEVNAILQGAERGVPRGFTAYVTHFPCLNCTKQLLQVGCKRVVYINQYRMDDYAQYLYQEKGTELTHLPLETVQTALQEADLI; encoded by the coding sequence ATGACAGAAAAAAGACTGGCTTGGGATGAGTACTTTGCAGCCCAGGCTTTACTGATTGCCAATCGTTCGACCTGCAAACGTGCCAAGGTGGGAGCTGTCCTCGTTAAGGACAATAAAGTCATTTCAACAGGCTACAATGGTTCTGTATCGGGAACGGAGCACTGTATCGACCACGAATGTCTGGTCATTGAAGGACACTGTGTCCGAACCCTTCACGCCGAGGTCAATGCTATCTTGCAAGGAGCCGAACGAGGGGTTCCCAGAGGATTTACAGCCTATGTGACCCATTTCCCTTGTCTGAACTGCACCAAACAACTGCTTCAGGTTGGTTGCAAGCGCGTGGTTTATATCAACCAGTACCGAATGGATGACTATGCCCAGTACCTTTATCAAGAAAAAGGCACCGAGTTGACCCATTTACCATTAGAGACTGTTCAGACAGCTCTTCAAGAGGCAGATTTGATTTAA
- a CDS encoding DegV family protein yields MTWKIVADSGCDYRQLATPAIDTEFVSVPLTIQVADQVFIDDANLDIDHMMETMYATSEASKSACPSPDDYLRAFEGAKHIFVVTITGALSGSHNSAQLAKNIYLEEHPDTQIHVIDTLSAGGEVDLIVEKINSLIDQGLSYEEIVEAITAYQEKTKLLFVLAKVDNLVKNGRLSKLIGTVVGLLNIRMVGEASETGTLELLQKARGPKKSLQAAYEELIKAGYAGGRIVMAHRSNDKFCQQLSERLLETFPQAEIKILPTSGLCSFYAEDGGLLMGYEIN; encoded by the coding sequence ATGACTTGGAAGATTGTAGCTGACTCTGGTTGTGATTATCGTCAACTAGCAACTCCTGCTATTGATACGGAATTTGTTAGTGTTCCTTTAACCATTCAAGTAGCTGATCAGGTCTTTATCGATGATGCCAATCTTGACATTGACCACATGATGGAAACCATGTATGCGACTTCTGAGGCTTCAAAATCAGCTTGTCCTAGCCCTGATGATTACTTGCGTGCATTTGAAGGTGCTAAGCATATCTTTGTCGTTACCATCACTGGTGCTCTTTCTGGTAGCCATAACAGTGCACAGCTCGCTAAAAATATCTACCTTGAAGAACATCCTGACACTCAGATTCATGTGATTGATACATTGTCTGCAGGTGGGGAAGTTGACTTGATTGTCGAGAAAATCAATAGTTTGATTGATCAAGGACTTTCTTATGAGGAAATTGTTGAAGCTATCACAGCCTACCAAGAAAAAACGAAGTTGCTCTTTGTCCTTGCTAAAGTCGATAACTTGGTCAAAAATGGTCGTTTGAGTAAGCTTATCGGTACTGTCGTTGGCCTTCTCAACATCCGTATGGTTGGGGAAGCAAGTGAAACTGGAACCCTAGAACTACTCCAAAAAGCTCGTGGACCCAAAAAATCCCTTCAAGCAGCCTATGAAGAACTCATCAAGGCTGGTTATGCTGGTGGCCGTATCGTCATGGCTCATCGCAGCAATGATAAATTCTGTCAGCAATTGTCAGAACGCTTGCTGGAAACATTCCCACAAGCTGAAATTAAGATTCTTCCAACATCTGGTCTCTGCAGTTTTTATGCAGAAGATGGCGGTTTGTTGATGGGATATGAAATTAACTAA